A window of Acropora muricata isolate sample 2 chromosome 3, ASM3666990v1, whole genome shotgun sequence contains these coding sequences:
- the LOC136912215 gene encoding O(6)-methylguanine-induced apoptosis 2-like, whose amino-acid sequence MADSVQVEEPQKRAVGGTVTTGRIHKGHGKTAASASIPSKYQTIVRDNSEKKGFLSRSRRFAENNSTANPGPGTYGDIKSSESVSSSFSRKGFGGFVSKAKRFPHGVINAGPGPGLYDPLLSREHDFNKSVVTRNFHLPIAMQREDQKHQLPAPNQYSIGKSSGRVVYNNNVAACAAFKSKSKRSKDWAAGSNGPSPCHYTVNDKLIFDSPKTATAPFKSTTERKMMLSPDPCPGPGSYEPSVDLDQMKSKKQSGFHNKHYLCISAPALPLPPLEPMPGPGHYNIVDYIGPPKHYMSSSVFVSSTSRWSGGAPGEEDVPGPATYRPQHFGKQSFIYNSQGRWI is encoded by the exons ATGGCGGATAGTGTGCAAGTAGAAGAACCACAGAAACGAGCTGTGGGGGGAACTGTTACGACAGGCAGAATACATAAAG GCCATGGAAAAACCGCAGCATCAGCTTCCATTCCAAGTAAATATCAAACAATTGTGAGAGACAATTCAGAAAAGAAAGGATTTTTGTCCAGATCTAGACGGTTTGCTGAAAACAATTCA ACTGCAAACCCAGGACCTGGGACATATGGAGATATCAAGTCCAGTGAATCTGTGAGCTCGTCCTTCTCTAGGAAAGGATTTGGAGGCTTTGTCTCCAAG GCCAAACGCTTCCCACATGGTGTAATCAATGCAGGCCCTGGACCAG GACTCTATGACCCCTTGTTATCTAGGGAGCATGATTTCAATAAGTCGGTTGTTACCAG AAATTTTCACTTACCCATTGCTATGCAACGAGAAGATCAAAAACACCAGCTTCCTGCACCAAATCAGTATTCA ATTGGGAAATCTTCAGGAAGAGTGGTTTACAATAACAATGTTGCTGCATGTGCAGCGTTTAAGTCAAA ATCCAAGAGATCAAAAGACTGGGCTGCAGGGAGTAATGGACCATCACCAT GTCATTACACAGTCAATGACAAGCTCATCTTCGATTCACCAAAAACAGCCACAGCACCTTTCAAGTCTACAACAGAGAGAAAGATGATGTTATCACCAGACCCTTGCCCAGGACCTGGATCATATGAACCATCTGTTGACCTGGATCAAATGAAGTCAAAGAAACAATCTGGATTTCA TAACAAGCATTACTTGTGCATATCTGCACCTGCATTACCTCTACCACCACTAGAACCAATGCCAGGACCTGGTCATTACAATATAGTGGACTATATTGGCCCCCCTAAACACTACATGTCCAGTTCAGTGTTTGTCTCATCAACAAGTCGATGGTCTGGTGGAGCACCTGGGGAAGAGGATGTCCCTGGTCCTG CAACATATAGACCACAGCATTTTGGCAAACAGTCCTTTATCTATAATTCACAAGGGAGATGGATCTAG
- the LOC136912178 gene encoding uncharacterized protein, with protein sequence MSASLFDPSEAKDNGTRLARLLIDGGTHVLRQLLHSMIPPATLPTVLNKFKPTLQNLKSGRRLFDDQWELLYPSSGQAPDANKFDITLLHLLLREICALTKPSNGWHKMPAENDDSQEAHIVRIKCFRNDLCHNISTGVPNDDFEVKWRTISRSLEALGVDPQEVKRLKNETIDHDTKRRIEKVMKYDWEPRVSSLEHDIKELKGRFSSPANNQAAFDSDELSSCLPDEVPEAIGRAEEIQVATQAILGGKVSVVEITGAPGFGKTTVANKVAHELAKPENNTTVFYCSLTTKSTLNDVTTSMFLACSASQSQPPDNPHNWLLNWSKQRSRYATFILDNADSIIEHSRDFVGMMQEMRTLSRQKVSFVVTSRKTIPMRQSHLDKEEVRVGCLSQEEAERLLLSKVSSGKKRKTLTQTKKLVELCACVPLALCIVGCFLSDYKEAKLVASLEKDVLEAMESDEMSLKNAIQTSFDFLTPEEQKALAIMSVFPGSFDSDAAEAVFAAGTNINSEAQLMRILRSLKNRSLLEHTSSERYQVHQFIQAFSNMICKNTFPDIFNDLEKVACNYFVGLLSENAVRHYTKDECMESIEAFNKDRHNFEHFLQVFAKVMSERPGFIDPVLESSSKKFFDQLPQKCRYLEMCLLPSVYDKTLEKLLCHFATEPVHKVELLCLLSTEKRKVGNQREYFDRFEQAKRDYRQNYTAFRTNGLSQVLFFNSYARFLFEKWGTAIDPFKEVQNIALCLCLTKIPDHPERAATVLEIGKSKKDILYLQEATAFFSERLGEHFLTAHGHKAIADVYFSSGNLETAIFHYENALAIMEKCGMSGNKESIMALKNYAICHREKGDLEDALAILEKAKQIAEVELEDDHRWKVMIETERALLYECCGSVEEAKEIMKNALEMWQRLGQSINRLGNKREIYDFLRRFPSVYPR encoded by the exons ATGTCTGCTTCGCTTTTCGATCCATCAGAAGCGAAAGACAACGGCACTCGGCTGGCAAGGTTGCTTATTGATGGGGGAACACATGTACTTCGACAACTTCTGCATTCGATGATTCCACCCGCGACATTACCAACAGTTTTAAACAAGTTCAAGCCAACACTTCAAAACTTGAAGAGTGGACGCAGGCTATTTGACGACCAGTGGGAACTGTTATATCCGTCTTCGGGACAAGCACCAGACGCCAACAAATTCGACATCACTCTTTTGCATTTACTTCTTCGCGAAATCTGTGCTTTGACAAAACCGTCAAATGGATGGCACAAAATGCCTGCAGAAAACGACGACTCTCAGGAAGCTCATATCGTCCGAATTAAATGCTTCAGAAACGACCTCTGTCATAACATTTCAACTGGTGTTCCAAATGACGACTTTGAAGTCAAATGGAGAACGATTTCTCGATCTTTGGAGGCTTTAGGCGTCGATCCACAGGAAGTCAAACGCCTCAAGAATGAGACTATCGATCACGACACCAAACGTCGCATCGAAAAGGTCATGAAATACGACTGGGAGCCAAGAGTGAGTAGCTTGGAACACGATATAAAGGAATTGAAAGGACGATTTTCAAGCCCAGCAAACAACCAGGCAGCCTTTGATTCTGACGAACTTTCGAGTTGCTTGCCAGATGAGGTACCAGAAGCCATCGGTCGAGCCGAGGAAATTCAAGTTGCTACGCAAGCTATACTCGGTGGAAAAGTCTCAGTTGTTGAGATCACTGGAGCTCCAGGGTTTGGAAAGACCACTGTGGCAAACAAAGTGGCACACGAACTTGCAAAACCGGAAAACAACACAACTGTCTTTTATTGCTCTCTGACAACCAAATCAACCTTAAATGATGTGACAACATCGATGTTTCTTGCCTGTAGTGCAAGTCAATCGCAGCCCCCAGATAACCCACACAACTGGTTACTGAATTGGAGTAAACAGCGTTCGAGGTACGCAACATTCATTCTGGACAATGCTGATAGTA TCATTGAGCATAGCCGGGACTTTGTTGGTATGATGcaagaaatgagaacattgtCAAGACAAAAGGTGTCTTTTGTTGTGACATCCAGAAAAACAATCCCAATGCGCCAGTCTCACTTGGACAAAGAGGAAGTAAGAGTAGGTTGTTTGAGCCAAGAAGAGGCTGAAAGGCTCCTCCTTTCAAAAGTGTCCAGTGGCAAAAAACGCAAGACACTTACTCAAACAAAAAAGCTGGTTGAGTTGTGTGCTTGTGTCCCTCTGGCGCTGTGTATTGTTGGCTGTTTCCTTTCAGACTATAAAGAAGCCAAATTGGTCGCAAGCCTGGAAAAGGACGTTTTGGAAGCCATGGAGAGTGACGAAATGTCTCTAAAAAATGCAATTCAGACTTCGTTTGATTTCCTGACGCCGGAGGAGCAGAAAGCTCTCGCTATTATGTCGGTGTTTCCAGGTTCGTTCGACTCAGATGCTGCAGAGGCTGTGTTTGCAGCAGGAACAAATATTAATTCTGAGGCACAACTAATGAGAATTCTTCGATCCTTGAAAAACCGGTCGCTACTAGAGCACACAAGTTCAGAACGATACCAAGTTCATCAGTTCATCCAGGCATTCTCCAACATGATTTGCAAGAACACATTTCCTGATATTTTTAATGACCTGGAAAAGGTGGCATGCAACTATTTTGTTGGTCTTCTCTCTGAAAACGCCGTAAGGCATTATACAAAAGACGAATGCATGGAGTCCATCGAGGCATTCAATAAAGACCGTCACAACTTTGAGCATTTCTTGCAAGTTTTCGCTAAGGTTATGTCGGAGAGACCTGGTTTCATCGACCCAGTACTTGAGAGCTCGTCCAAGAAGTTTTTTGACCAATTGCCACAAAAGTGCAGATATTTAGAAATGTGCCTTTTGCCAAGCGTCTATGACAAGACCCTGGAAAAGCTTCTTTGCCACTTTGCCACGGAACCCGTGCATAAAGTTGAACTTTTATGTCTCCTTTCGACTGAAAAGAGGAAAGTTGGTAATCAGAGAGAATACTTTGATCGTTTTGAACAGGCAAAGAGAGACTATCGTCAGAATTACACCGCGTTTAGAACCAATGGTCTGTCTCAAGTACTGTTCTTTAATAGCTATGCTCGCTTTCTTTTCGAGAAATGGGGTACAGCAATAGATCCCTTCAAAGAAGTTCAAAATATAGCTTTGTGTCTTTGCCTAACGAAGATTCCAGACCACCCTGAAAGAGCTGCAACCGTGCTTGAGATCGGTAAATCCAAGAAGGATATTTTATATTTACAAGAAGCGACTGCCTTTTTTTCTGAGCGCCTGGGTGAACATTTTTTGACCGCTCATGGTCATAAAGCTATCGCAGATGTTTACTTTTCTAGCGGAAATTTGGAAACGGCTATTTTTCATTACGAAAACGCTCTAGCCATCATGGAAAAATGTGGCATGAGTGGAAACAAAGAGAGCATAATGGCCCTGAAAAACTATGCTATTTGTCACCGAGAGAAAGGAGACCTCGAGGATGCACTTGCAATCCTAGAGAAAGCAAAGCAAATAGCTGAGGTCGAACTGGAAGACGATCACAGGTGGAAGGTAATGATCGAAACAGAACGGGCCCTTCTTTATGAATGTTGCGGAAGTGTAGAGGAAGCGAAAGAGATCATGAAAAATGCGTTGGAAATGTGGCAAAGGCTTGGACAATCAATAAATCGACTCGGAAACAAGCGCGAAATCTATGATTTTCTTCGTCGCTTTCCGTCTGTCTATCCACGATAA
- the LOC136912175 gene encoding uncharacterized protein — protein MSASLFAPSEAKDNGTRLARLLIDGGTHVLRQLLHSMIPPAALPTVLNKFKPSLQRLKSKHNLFDNQWEVLYPSSGQAPDANKFDITLLHLLLREICALTEPSNGWHNKPTEDDDSQEAHIVRIKWFRNDLCHSISTGVPNDEFEDKWRTISQSLEALGLDPQEIKRLKNETIDHDTKRRIEEVMKYDLEPRVSSLEHDIEKLKDQFSSSANNQATFDSEERSSCLPDEVPDAIGRAEEIQLATQAILSEKVSVVAITGAPGFGKTTVANKVAYELAKPENNTTVFYCSLRTKSTLNDVTTSMFLACSASQSQPPENPHNWLLNWSKQRSRYATFILDNADSAIQCSRDFVDMMKEMRILSRQKISFVVTSRKTIPMSQSHLDKKEVRVDCLSQEDAERLLLSNVSSEDKRKTLTQTKKLVELCACVPLALCIVGSLLSDYKEARLIAILEKEILEVLENDEMSLKNAIQTSFDLLKPEEQKALAIFSVFPGSFDSDAAEAVLATGTTSNSGAQPIKILRSLKNQSLLEHTSSGRYQVHQFIQAFSNVICRNTYPKIFYDLEKVACNYFVRLLSENAEKHYSKDKCVESIEAFNKDRHNFEHFLQVFAQVMSERPGFIDPVLESSSNMLFDQLPQTCRYLERCLLPSFYAKTLENLLCHFDTGSEPVHKVELLCLLSTEKRRVGKREEYFALFEQAKKEYHQNYTAFRSNGLSQVLFFNSYARFLFQKWVPLIDHRNIVQNLALYLGQTRIPQHPEKAATVLAIGKSQKDILILREATAFFSDRLGEHFLTAHGHKAIADVYFAHGKTETDLNMAIFYYENALAIMKKCGMGGNKESILAMKNYAVCQRRQGNLEDAVGILEKAKQIAEVELEEDHRWKVMIETQRALLRECCGSVEEAKKIMRNALEMSKRLGLSIDELGNKHEIYDFIRRFPSVYPR, from the coding sequence ATGTCTGCTTCGCTTTTCGCTCCATCGGAAGCGAAAGACAACGGCACTCGGCTGGCAAGATTGCTCATTGATGGGGGAACGCATGTACTCCGACAACTTTTGCATTCGATGATTCCACCAGCGGCATTGCCAACAGTTTTAAACAAGTTCAAGCCATCACTTCAAAGATTGAAGAGTAAACACAATCTATTTGACAACCAGTGGGAAGTGTTATATCCTTCTTCGGGACAAGCACCAGACGCCAACAAATTCGACATCACTCTTTTGCATTTACTTCTTCGCGAAATATGTGCTTTGACAGAACCGTCAAATGGGTGGCACAATAAGCCTACGGAAGACGACGACTCTCAAGAAGCTCATATCGTCCGAATTAAATGGTTCAGAAACGACCTCTGTCATAGCATTTCAACGGGTGTTCCAAATGACGAGTTTGAGGACAAATGGAGGACGATTTCTCAGTCTTTGGAGGCTTTAGGCCTCGATCCACAGGAAATCAAGCGCCTCAAGAATGAAACTATTGATCACGACACCAAACGTCGCATCGAAGAGGTCATGAAATACGACTTGGAGCCAAGAGTGAGTAGCTTGGAACACGATATAGAGAAATTGAAAGACCAATTTTCAAGCTCAGCAAATAACCAGGCAACCTTTGATTCTGAGGAACGTTCTAGTTGCCTGCCAGATGAGGTTCCAGACGCCATCGGTCGTGCCGAGGAAATTCAACTTGCTACACAAGCTATACTCAGTGAAAAAGTCTCAGTTGTTGCGATAACTGGAGCACCAGGGTTTGGGAAGACCACTGTGGCAAACAAAGTGGCATACGAACTTGCAAAACCGGAAAACAACACAACTGTCTTTTATTGCTCTCTGAGGACCAAATCAACCTTAAATGACGTGACAACCTCCATGTTTCTCGCGTGTAGTGCAAGTCAATCGCAGCCCCCAGAAAATCCACACAACTGGTTACTGAATTGGAGTAAACAGCGTTCGAGGTACGCAACATTCATTCTAGACAATGCTGATAGTGCCATTCAGTGTAGTCGGGACTTTGTTGATATGATGAAAGAAATGAGAATATTGTCAAGACAAAAGATTTCTTTTGTTGTGACATCCAGAAAAACAATCCCAATGAGCCAGTCCCACTTAGACAAAAAGGAAGTAAGAGTAGATTGTCTGAGCCAAGAAGATGCCGAAAGGCTTCTCCTTTCAAACGTCTCTAGTGAAGACAAACGTAAGACACTTACTCAAACGAAAAAGCTGGTTGAATTGTGTGCTTGTGTCCCTCTGGCGCTGTGTATTGTTGGCTCTCTTCTCTCAGACTACAAAGAAGCCAGATTGATTGCAATCCTCGAAAAGGAGATTCTGGAAGTCCTGGAGAATGACGAAATGTCTCTAAAAAATGCAATTCAGACTTCGTTTGATTTGCTGAAGCCTGAAGAGCAGAAAGCTCTCGCTATTTTCTCGGTGTTTCCAGGGTCGTTCGACTCAGATGCTGCTGAGGCTGTGCTAGCAACAGGAACAACTAGTAATTCTGGGGCGCAACCAATTAAAATTCTTCGATCCTTGAAAAACCAGTCGCTACTGGAGCACACAAGTTCAGGACGATACCAAGTTCATCAGTTCATCCAGGCATTTTCCAATGTGATTTGCAGAAACACATATCCCAAAATTTTTTATGACCTGGAGAAGGTGGCATGCAACTATTTTGTTCGTCTTCTCTCGGAAAACGCCGAAAAGCATTATAGCAAAGATAAATGCGTAGAGTCCATCGAGGCATTCAATAAAGATCGTCACAACTTTGAACATTTCTTGCAAGTTTTTGCTCAAGTCATGTCTGAGAGACCCGGCTTCATTGACCCAGTGCTTGAGAGCTCATCCAACATGTTATTTGACCAATTGCCGCAAACATGCAGGTATTTAGAAAGGTGCCTTTTGCCAAGCTTTTATGCCAAGACCTTAGAAAATCTTCTTTGCCACTTTGACACAGGAAGTGAACCCGTGCATAAAGTTGAACTTTTATGTCTTCTTTCGACTGAAAAGAGGAGAGTTGGCAAGCGGGAAGAATATTTTGCTCTTTTTGAACAGGCGAAGAAGGAGTATCATCAGAATTACACTGCGTTTAGGAGCAATGGTTTGTCTCAGGTGCTGTTCTTCAATAGCTATGCTCGCTTCCTTTTCCAGAAATGGGTTCCACTAATAGATCACCGCAACATAGTTCAAAATTTAGCTTTGTACCTTGGCCAAACGAGGATTCCACAGCATCCTGAAAAAGCTGCAACTGTGCTTGCGATTGGTAAATCCCAAAAAGATATTTTGATTCTGCGAGAAGCGACTGCTTTTTTTTCTGATCGCCTTGGGGAACACTTTTTGACCGCTCATGGTCATAAAGCTATTGCAGATGTTTACTTTGCTCACGGAAAAACGGAGACCGATCTCAATATGGCTATCTTTTATTACGAAAACGCCCTAGCCATCATGAAAAAATGTGGCATGGGAGGGAACAAAGAGAGCATATTGGCTATGAAAAACTATGCCGTGTGTCAACGACGGCAAGGAAACCTCGAGGATGCAGTTGGAATCCTAGAGAAAGCAAAGCAAATAGCTGAAGTCGAATTGGAAGAAGATCACAGGTGGAAGGTAATGATTGAAACGCAACGGGCTCTTCTTCGTGAATGTTGCGGAAGTGTAGAGGAAGCGAAAAAGATCATGAGAAATGCGTTGGAAATGAGTAAGAGGCTTGGACTATCAATAGATGAACTTGGAAACAAGCACGAAATCTATGATTTTATTCGTCGCTTTCCGTCTGTCTATCCACGATAA
- the LOC136912176 gene encoding uncharacterized protein: MMSASLFGPSEAKDNGTRLARLLIDGGTHVLRELLHSMFPPATFPTVLNKFKPSLQNLKSRRKLFDDQWELLYPSSGQAPDANKFDITLLHLLLREICALTEPSNGWHNMPAEDDDSQEAHIVRIKWFRNDLCHNISTGVPNDEFEETWTTVSQSLEALGLDPEEIKRLKNETIDHDTKRRIEEVMKYDWEPRVSSLEHDIEKLKGQFSSPANNQAAFDSEERSSCLPDEVRQVFGRTEEIQVATQAILGGKVPVIEITGAPGFGKTTVANKVAHELAKPENNTTVFYCSLRTKSTLNDVTTSMFLACSASQSQPPDNPHTWLLNWSKQRSRYATFILDNADSIIECSRDFVDMMQEMRAFSRQKISFVLTSRKTIPMSQSHLDKKEVRVDCLSQEDAERLLLSNVSSEDKRKTLTQTKKLVELCACVPLALCIVGSLLSDCKEARLIASLENELLEVLENDEMSLKNAIQTSFDLLKPEEQKALAIFSVFPGSFDSDAAEAVFAAGTKINSEAQLMRILGSLKKQSLLEHTSSERYQVHQFIQAFSNKICENTFPDIFSDVEKLACNYFVRLLSENAARHYTKDKCMESIEAFNKDRHNFEHFLKVFARVTSKRPGFIDPLLESSSNVFFDQLPQKCRYLERCLLPSLYINTLEKLLCHFDTGTEPVRKVELLCLLSSEKRRVGKHEEYFDRFKQAKREYRQNYTSFRTNGLSQVLFFNSYARFLFEKRRRQKHCNIIFNIALYLGLTKIPEDPERAVTVLAIGKSRKNILILQEATAFFSDRLGEHFLTAHGHKAIADVYFAHGKTEADLNKAIFYYENALAIMEKCGMGGNKESILALKNYAICQRRKENLEDAIAILEKAKQIAEVELDDDHLWKVMIETQRALLYEYCGRSVEEAKEIMKNALEMSQRLGQSINRLGNKREIRRFVRRFPTVNPR; this comes from the coding sequence ATGATGTCAGCTTCGCTTTTCGGTCCATCGGAAGCGAAAGACAACGGCACTCGGCTGGCAAGATTGCTCATTGATGGGGGAACACATGTACTCCGAGAACTTTTGCATTCCATGTTTCCGCCTGCGACATTCCCAACAGTTTTAAACAAGTTCAAGCCATCACTTCAAAACTTGAAGAGTAGACGCAAGCTATTTGACGACCAGTGGGAACTGTTATATCCTTCTTCGGGACAAGCACCAGACGCCAACAAATTCGACATCACTCTTTTGCATTTACTTCTTCGCGAAATATGTGCTTTGACAGAACCATCTAATGGATGGCACAATATGCCTGCAGAAGACGACGACTCTCAAGAAGCTCATATCGTCCGAATTAAATGGTTCAGAAACGACCTCTGTCATAACATTTCAACTGGTGTTCCAAATGACGAGTTTGAAGAAACGTGGACGACGGTTTCTCAGTCTTTGGAGGCCTTAGGCCTCGATCCAGAAGAAATCAAGCGCCTCAAGAATGAAACTATCGATCACGACACCAAACGTCGCATCGAAGAGGTCATGAAATACGACTGGGAGCCAAGAGTAAGTAGCTTGGAACACGATATAGAGAAATTAAAAGGCCAATTTTCAAGCCCAGCAAATAACCAGGCAGCCTTTGATTCTGAGGAACGTTCTAGTTGCCTGCCAGATGAGGTTCGACAAGTCTTCGGTCGTACCGAGGAAATTCAAGTTGCTACGCAAGCTATACTCGGTGGAAAAGTCCCAGTTATTGAGATAACTGGAGCTCCAGGGTTCGGAAAGACCACTGTGGCAAACAAAGTGGCACACGAACTCGCAAAACCGGAAAACAACACAACTGTCTTTTATTGCTCTCTGAGGACCAAATCAACCTTAAATGACGTGACAACCTCCATGTTTCTTGCCTGTAGTGCAAGTCAATCCCAGCCCCCAGATAATCCACACACCTGGTTACTGAATTGGAGTAAACAGCGTTCGAGGTACGCAACATTCATTCTAGACAATGCTGATAGTATCATTGAGTGTAGTCGGGACTTTGTTGATATGATGCaggaaatgagagcattttcgaGACAGAAGATTTCTTTTGTTCTGACATCCAGAAAAACAATCCCAATGAGCCAGTCCCACTTGGACAAAAAGGAAGTAAGAGTAGATTGTCTGAGCCAAGAAGATGCCGAAAGGCTCCTCCTTTCAAACGTCTCTAGTGAAGACAAACGTAAGACACTTACTCAAACGAAAAAGCTGGTTGAATTGTGCGCTTGTGTACCTCTGGCGCTGTGTATTGTTGGCTCTCTTCTCTCAGACTGCAAAGAAGCCAGACTGATTGCAAGCCTCGAAAATGAGCTTTTGGAAGTCCTGGAAAATGACGAAATGTCTCTAAAAAATGCAATTCAGACTTCGTTTGATTTGCTGAAGCCCGAAGAGCAGAAAGCTCTCGCTATATTCTCGGTGTTTCCAGGTTCGTTCGACTCAGATGCTGCAGAGGCTGTGTTCGCAGCAGGAACTAAAATTAATTCTGAGGCACAACTAATGAGAATTCTTGGATCCTTGAAAAAGCAGTCGCTACTTGAGCACACAAGTTCAGAACGATACCAAGTTCATCAGTTCATCCAGGCATTCTCCAACAAGATTTGCGAGAACACATTTCCTGATATTTTTAGTGACGTGGAAAAGCTGGCATGCAACTATTTTGTTCGTCTCCTCTCTGAAAACGCCGCAAGGCATTATACAAAAGACAAATGCATGGAATCCATCGAGGCATTCAATAAAGACCGTCACAACTTTGAGCATTTCTTGAAAGTTTTTGCTCGAGTTACGTCAAAGAGACCCGGCTTCATCGACCCACTTCTGGAAAGCTCGTCGAACGTGTTTTTTGACCAATTGCCACAGAAATGTAGGTACTTGGAAAGGTGCCTTTTGCCAAGTTTGTACATTAATACCCTGGAAAAGCTTCTTTGCCACTTTGACACAGGAACGGAACCCGTGCGTAAAGTTGAACTTTTATGCCTTCTTTCAAGTGAAAAGAGGAGAGTTGGCAAGCACGAAGAGTACTTTGATCGTTTTAAACAGGCCAAGAGGGAGTATCGTCAGAATTACACCTCGTTTAGAACCAATGGTTTGTCTCAGGTGCTGTTCTTCAATAGCTATGCTCGCTTTCTCTTTGAGAAACGACGAAGGCAAAAGCACTGTAATATAATTTTCAATATAGCTTTGTACCTTGGCCTAACAAAGATTCCAGAGGATCCTGAAAGAGCTGTAACTGTCCTTGCGATTGGTAAATCCAGAAAGAATATTTTAATTCTGCAAGAAGCGACTGCCTTTTTTTCTGATCGCCTGGGTGAACACTTTTTAACTGCTCATGGTCATAAAGCTATTGCAGATGTTTACTTTGCTCACGGAAAAACGGAAGCGGATCTTAACAAGGCTATTTTTTATTACGAAAACGCTTTAGCCATCATGGAAAAATGTGGCATGGGTGGGAACAAAGAGAGCATATTGGCTCTGAAAAACTATGCCATATGTCAACGACGGAAAGAAAACCTCGAGGATGCAATTGCAATCCTAGAGAAAGCAAAGCAAATAGCTGAGGTCGAATTGGACGACGATCACCTGTGGAAGGTAATGATCGAAACACAACGGGCCCTTCTTTATGAATATTGCGGAAGGAGTGTAGAGGAAGCGAAAGAGATCATGAAAAATGCGTTGGAAATGAGTCAGAGGCTTGGACAATCAATAAATCGACTTGGAAACAAGCGCGAAATCCGTCGTTTTGTTCGTCGCTTTCCGACCGTGAATCCACGATAA